The stretch of DNA GCGCTCGCCCAGGGCACGCTGCCGATCGCCGGGGCGGCGCGCGGCGTCGATGCGTGGATGGCGGCAGCGCGGCCGCTCGCGCAGGGACAGTTCGTCTTCGTCGCGATCGCCTTCGGCTGTCTCGCGTGGTCGTTCGTCAACAACGATTTCTCGGTGCTCAACGTTGCCAGCCACTCGAACTCGCGGCTGCCGCTGCCTTACCGCTTCGCCGCCACCTGGGG from Betaproteobacteria bacterium encodes:
- a CDS encoding c-type cytochrome biogenesis protein CcmF, giving the protein MVPEIGQFALILALLLALAQGTLPIAGAARGVDAWMAAARPLAQGQFVFVAIAFGCLAWSFVNNDFSVLNVASHSNSRLPLPYRFAATWG